A window of the Lysinibacillus irui genome harbors these coding sequences:
- a CDS encoding diaminopimelate dehydrogenase codes for MSAIRVGIVGYGNLGRGVEYAISQNPDMELVAVFTRRDPSTVNVASNASVYLVDDAEKFQNDIDVMILCGGSATDLPEQGPHFAQWFNTIDSFDTHAKIPEFFDAVDAAAQKSGKVSVISVGWDPGLFSLNRLLGESVLPVGTTYTFWGDGLSQGHSDAVRRIEGVKNAVQYTLPIKEAVERVRNGENPELTTREKHARECWVVLEEGADAAKVEQEIVTMPNYFDEYNTTVNFISEEEFKANHTGMPHGGFVIRSGDSGANDKQILEFSLKLESNPNFTSSVLVAYARAAHRLSQAGEKGAKTVFDIPFGLLSPKSAADLRKELL; via the coding sequence ATGAGTGCAATTCGAGTAGGTATTGTAGGATATGGAAATTTAGGACGTGGTGTGGAGTATGCCATTTCACAAAATCCAGATATGGAATTAGTAGCGGTGTTCACACGCCGTGATCCTTCAACGGTAAACGTAGCAAGCAATGCTAGCGTATACTTGGTAGATGACGCTGAAAAATTCCAAAACGACATTGATGTCATGATTTTATGTGGTGGTTCTGCAACGGATTTACCAGAGCAAGGTCCTCACTTTGCACAATGGTTTAATACAATCGATAGCTTTGATACACATGCGAAAATTCCTGAATTTTTTGATGCTGTAGACGCTGCTGCGCAAAAATCTGGTAAAGTATCGGTTATCTCAGTTGGCTGGGACCCAGGTTTATTCTCATTAAATCGCCTATTAGGGGAATCCGTTTTACCGGTTGGTACAACATACACATTCTGGGGAGATGGTCTAAGTCAAGGTCACTCAGATGCTGTTCGTCGTATCGAAGGTGTTAAAAATGCGGTTCAATACACTTTACCAATTAAAGAAGCTGTAGAACGTGTACGTAATGGGGAAAACCCTGAACTCACAACTCGTGAAAAGCACGCACGCGAATGTTGGGTTGTGTTAGAAGAGGGGGCAGATGCAGCAAAAGTGGAACAAGAAATTGTCACAATGCCTAACTATTTCGATGAATATAACACAACAGTTAACTTTATTTCTGAAGAAGAATTTAAAGCAAACCATACAGGTATGCCACATGGTGGTTTTGTCATTCGCAGTGGTGACAGTGGTGCAAACGACAAACAAATTCTTGAATTCTCATTAAAGCTTGAAAGTAATCCAAACTTCACGTCAAGTGTATTAGTAGCTTATGCGCGTGCTGCACATCGTCTTAGCCAAGCAGGTGAAAAAGGCGCGAAAACAGTATTTGATATCCCATTCGGTCTACTTTCACCAAAATCAGCTGCAGATTTACGTAAAGAATTACTATAA
- the yeiL gene encoding transcriptional regulator YeiL: MHILTAEARNHYLENYPINDFFSFEIDPYLEVCQFDKGEWIFQEGSFPDTLYYMIEGKAKLYMTHKNGKVSLIEYLEAPRFMGEIELLNEARYTKGIQTVTKTICYSITQSCKEKLLADALFLRRLCVFLGEKATKMTSKYTQNQAYPFENRLAAFIQLSADQGVYKEKHTEICEYLGVSYRHLLYVLAQFCEEKILEKSKTGYHIIDEERLAQLAQEIQ; the protein is encoded by the coding sequence ATGCATATACTAACAGCTGAAGCGCGGAACCATTATCTTGAAAACTATCCGATCAATGATTTTTTCTCATTTGAAATTGATCCCTATCTGGAAGTCTGTCAATTTGACAAAGGAGAATGGATTTTTCAGGAGGGCTCCTTTCCAGATACATTGTATTACATGATCGAAGGAAAGGCGAAGCTCTATATGACGCATAAAAACGGCAAGGTTTCACTTATTGAATATTTGGAAGCACCACGTTTTATGGGGGAAATTGAATTACTAAATGAGGCAAGGTATACGAAGGGGATCCAAACCGTAACAAAAACCATTTGTTATTCGATTACACAGTCGTGTAAGGAAAAGTTACTCGCGGATGCTTTATTTTTACGCAGACTTTGTGTGTTTTTAGGGGAAAAAGCCACAAAAATGACGTCTAAATATACACAAAATCAGGCATATCCCTTTGAAAATCGTTTAGCAGCCTTTATCCAATTATCTGCCGACCAAGGTGTCTATAAGGAGAAACATACGGAAATCTGTGAGTATTTAGGGGTTTCCTATCGCCATTTATTATATGTATTGGCACAGTTTTGCGAAGAGAAAATTCTAGAAAAGAGCAAGACAGGTTACCATATAATTGATGAGGAGCGCCTTGCACAGCTAGCACAGGAAATTCAATAG
- a CDS encoding MFS transporter, whose protein sequence is MNNQRWLSQNFFTFFITWGIFLPYWTGWLVDAKHLTVSQASVVMGCGLLARATSNLFFFPTLAKYVNNKRLITILAVGALLTALLYIPSTGFIALLIVTILFSIFYPALLPAVESSAATLVQHGNIHYGKSRSYGSFGFVIAVLIISMLTGVFGKNVIFWSMIIGLIGMLLMQQLATPKELLVVPTKDQRAKSLSMKMLWSIKGFPVVLFIVILLQGAHASYYSYGYIYLEDLHVDPFYMGMIINIAVICEILYFMKADTFLTKWRSSSLLLLAASGSSLRWLLIFMFPNVWVFIASQTLHALSFALAHYAFIRYLTQTLPKEQIPNAQGLYSALAMGLSTAILTFLGGYLYELSPGLSFAAMLICTVPAIAILLLTRTKYQY, encoded by the coding sequence ATGAACAATCAACGATGGCTTTCTCAAAATTTCTTTACATTTTTCATTACTTGGGGCATTTTCTTACCCTATTGGACAGGATGGCTTGTTGATGCAAAACATCTGACAGTATCACAGGCGAGTGTTGTCATGGGCTGTGGTCTACTTGCTCGTGCAACATCCAATCTTTTCTTCTTCCCAACACTTGCAAAATATGTAAACAACAAACGACTCATTACGATATTAGCAGTAGGAGCTCTTCTGACGGCATTACTCTACATACCAAGTACAGGATTTATCGCATTATTAATCGTGACGATTTTATTTAGTATTTTTTATCCGGCACTGTTACCTGCTGTCGAAAGTAGTGCAGCAACACTTGTCCAGCACGGCAATATTCACTATGGCAAGAGCCGCTCCTACGGTTCCTTTGGTTTTGTCATTGCTGTATTGATCATTAGTATGCTGACTGGGGTTTTCGGTAAAAACGTGATCTTTTGGAGCATGATTATTGGTCTTATTGGCATGTTGCTCATGCAGCAATTAGCAACACCAAAGGAATTACTCGTTGTGCCAACAAAAGATCAACGCGCAAAATCTTTATCAATGAAAATGTTATGGAGTATCAAAGGCTTCCCTGTAGTATTATTCATCGTTATTTTGCTACAGGGCGCCCATGCCTCCTATTATAGCTATGGCTATATTTATTTAGAGGATTTACATGTAGACCCATTTTATATGGGGATGATTATTAACATTGCTGTTATTTGCGAAATCCTCTATTTTATGAAAGCTGATACGTTTTTGACAAAGTGGCGCTCTTCGTCTTTATTACTTTTAGCAGCAAGCGGTTCTTCCCTACGTTGGTTACTCATCTTTATGTTCCCAAATGTATGGGTATTTATTGCCTCACAAACCTTGCATGCATTATCTTTTGCTTTAGCGCATTATGCATTTATTCGTTATCTAACACAAACCTTACCAAAGGAACAAATTCCAAATGCACAGGGTCTATACTCTGCATTAGCCATGGGCTTAAGTACGGCCATCCTAACGTTTTTAGGAGGCTATTTATATGAACTATCGCCTGGACTATCCTTCGCAGCCATGCTCATATGTACAGTGCCCGCTATCGCCATTTTGCTGTTAACACGCACAAAATATCAATATTAA
- a CDS encoding oxalate decarboxylase family bicupin, which yields MENLPPGYFQVPQPVRSDGAGGVDKGPRDIMRDLENPDMLVPPTTDAGLIPNLRFSFSDKHMTLNQGGWSREITVRELPIATTLAGVNMSLTPGGVRELHWHQQAEWSYMLLGYARITAVDQNGCNFIADVGPGDLWYFPPGIPHSIQGLEGGCEFLLVFDDGNFSDLNTLSISDWFAHTPKEVLSANFGVPLSAFQHIPNEQVYIYQDKVPGPIDSQKVQSPYGKVPQSFKHRLLAQPPLKTLGGSVRIVDSTNFPISKNIAAALVEIEPGAMRELHWHPNNDEWQYYLQGKGRMTVFTGNGTARTFDYRAGDVGYVPFATGHYIENTGTEPLWFLEMFKSDRFQDVSLNQWMALTPTELVQSNLRVGPELLHALRKEKWPVVKYPGFSYYPK from the coding sequence TTGGAGAATTTGCCACCAGGTTATTTTCAGGTGCCACAGCCTGTTAGGAGTGATGGAGCAGGAGGGGTGGATAAGGGGCCACGAGATATTATGCGGGATTTAGAAAATCCTGATATGCTGGTACCGCCAACGACTGATGCGGGGTTGATTCCTAATTTGCGCTTTTCGTTTTCGGATAAGCATATGACCTTAAATCAGGGGGGATGGTCTCGGGAAATTACGGTTCGTGAATTGCCGATTGCTACGACATTAGCGGGTGTTAATATGAGTTTGACACCTGGAGGCGTGCGTGAGCTGCATTGGCATCAGCAGGCAGAATGGTCTTATATGCTCCTTGGTTATGCACGCATTACCGCAGTCGATCAAAATGGCTGTAACTTTATTGCTGATGTGGGACCAGGTGATTTATGGTATTTCCCGCCAGGAATCCCTCATTCTATTCAGGGACTAGAGGGCGGTTGTGAATTTTTATTAGTGTTTGATGATGGGAATTTCTCCGATCTCAATACACTCTCGATTTCGGATTGGTTTGCCCATACGCCAAAAGAAGTATTGTCGGCTAATTTTGGTGTTCCTCTGAGTGCCTTCCAACATATTCCGAACGAACAAGTGTATATATATCAAGATAAGGTTCCAGGACCCATAGATTCACAAAAAGTACAATCTCCCTATGGCAAGGTTCCACAATCTTTTAAACATCGTTTGTTAGCTCAGCCTCCATTGAAAACACTGGGAGGCAGTGTGCGCATAGTTGATTCGACTAATTTTCCCATTTCAAAAAATATTGCGGCTGCACTGGTAGAAATTGAGCCTGGTGCGATGAGGGAATTACATTGGCATCCTAATAACGATGAATGGCAATATTACTTACAAGGAAAAGGACGGATGACTGTTTTTACAGGGAATGGTACAGCTCGAACATTCGATTATCGAGCGGGAGATGTTGGGTATGTTCCATTTGCTACGGGTCATTATATTGAAAATACAGGCACAGAACCACTATGGTTTTTAGAAATGTTTAAAAGTGACCGGTTCCAGGATGTATCCTTAAATCAATGGATGGCTCTCACGCCAACTGAATTGGTGCAAAGTAATTTACGGGTCGGCCCTGAGTTGTTACATGCCTTAAGAAAGGAAAAATGGCCGGTGGTGAAATATCCTGGTTTTTCCTATTATCCGAAATAG